The genomic stretch AGCTACAGCTCCTGCAGCAACCAAAGCAGCACCTGCACGAAGATCGCTTGCCTGTACATCAGCTCCTGAAAGTTTCTTTCCGCCATTAACTACTATATCAGAAGTATTGAGCTCAATATCCGCACCCATACGAATAAGTTCCGGAACATGGCTAAATCTGTCCGGATAAATACCTTCTATAAGTTCGCTTTTTCCATTGATTGTACAAGCTAATGCTGTATATATTGCCTGCAAATCTGTAGGGAAACCCGGATAAGGCAAAGTTTCTACTTTAAAAGGCTTTAACTCTCTATTTGAGGCATCAATCTCTATAGTTGTATCTGTAGTTTTTATATCGCAGCCTATATCTGAGAGCAAATCTAGCACAAAGCTTAAGTGTTTAGGCTCGGCATTTTCTAGTTTTAATTTTCCTCTTCCAGCTGCTGCTATTGCTAAAAAAGTACCTGTCTCTATTCTGTCTGGTATAACTGTAAACTCAGCACCATGAAGATAATCAACTCCTTCTATAGTAATAGTATCAGTACCACCACCTGTTATTTTTGCTCCCATAGCATTAAGCAAATCTACAAGATTAACACATTCAGGCTCTTTGGCTGCATTTCGTATAATAGTAGTTCCTTTAGCTAAAGATGCCGCCATCATAACATTGTCTGTTCCCAAAACTGTAGGTCCGAACTTGCCAGACAAATCCATATCAGCACCTATAAGATTATCCTCTACTTTAGCATCAATATATCCGGCTGTTATATCTATTTTAGCTCCTAATGCCTCCATTCCTTTTAAATGCAGGTCTATTGGTCTCGGCCCGAAAGCACAGCCGCCCGGATATGATACTCGGCAATGCTTTCGTTTCGCTAGAAGAGGCCCTAATACTATAATAGAGCCTCTCATCTTTTTTACAAGTTTATAAGGAGCTTCTTCACTTTTACCGTTATGCGATATTATCACAGTAGTATTATTCTTAAAATCTACTTTCTTACCTAAAGGCTCTAATATATCTATAAGCACATGAACATCTGCTAAATCAGGCACATTATGAAGTATGACAGGTTCATCTGTTAGAATAGACGCTACAAGTAATGGTAACGAGGCATTTTTAGAGCCGGATACCTTTAATACTCCTCCAATATTCTTTGAACCTTCTATAACGTATTTATACATATATTTTCCGCCTTTAAATTTAAAAAAGAATAAAAAATCTACTGCCTATATCTTCGGTATTATACCAAATTGCTTAATAATTTTTTAGCTATATATTATGTAAATTATTAGGCGTTTATAATTAAAAATTGTAAATATGACTAAATTTTAAATAATTAAAAAATATATAAACTTTATTTTATAAAGGCTTTATTTAAATAATTTTGAGAAATATATCGCATACACTTTATTAAAGCACATCTCATATAAGGAATATAATTTTTTATCAGACATATAAAGACTGCATTAAAAACTAATACTGCATTCAAAAAATATAAAAATTAAAAAATTACTTCAGTATAATCAAAATACCTTATAGTTTTCTATATATATTCTTGCATCTTCGCTGTTTGCATATCTATTGACTTTGAGTTTATAAATAATGTCTATATAATTAGAGTTTAATAATTTCAAAACCTCTTCTTCGCTGCTGTTCCAAATAATAGCATTTATCTTTTTATCCGACTGTAACAATTCTAATCTTAAATGCAGTTTATTATTTTTCTGCATTTTCTTTATGTCATTTACTTTTACATTTTTAGAGATGAAAATAGGCTCTTCATTTCCAGAACCATAAGGCTCAAAAAGCTCTAAATCTTTAGCTAATTTCAAATCTATACTATTAAAATCAAGCTCCAAATCAAATACATCATTATCTTTTTCAGTATTAAAGTTTTGATTAGCAGCATATTTAATAATCTTACTTTGAAACTTATCAAAATTGTCAGATGATAAAGTAAATCCTGCAGCATTTTTATGTCCGCCGAATTTAGTTAAATACACACTAGCAGCCTCAAGCAAATCTCTGGCATTATCATCGCCCCTGCTTCTTATACTTCCTACACAAGTACCGTCATCGCTTTCATGCATTATAACAGCAGTTTTTCCGTATTCGCTTAATACCTTTCCGGCAATAAGTCCTGTTAAACCTTGTTCTATCTTTTTGCTTCTTACTATTATTATAGGAAGTTTTAAACAGCTGTTATTTTTTATATACTCATTAACTATATTGAAGTTTGATTCTGTGAGAGATTTTCTCGTTTCATTCATGCTGTATACTGTTTCTGCCAAACTTACAGCCTCCTCCCTAAGCTCGCATGTAAGAAGTTTTAATGCAGTCTCGGCACTTCCCATTCTTCCAGCAGCATTGATAAAAGGTGCTATTCTCCAGCTTATAACCTGAGTGTCTACTTTTGTATTTAATAAATTAATCTTCTCAAGCATAACATTATATCTTATATGACTTGGCTTTTCTAATTCTTTTAAAGCACATTTTACATATACTCTATTTTCTTCTATGAGAGGCACTACATCAGCAACAGTTCCAAACAGTACAAGTATTGATTTTTTTCGTATATAATTCTGAAGATTTTTCTGGCTTATATAAAACATACGCCTGAATATTTCTGTTTTGATAATTAAATCTCTGTATTCTATATTGTCATATTTATATATATTAATATTAAGTGCCAAAGCAAAATCATCTAAAGTTTTTGTTGTCTTTATATTAACATTTCCGTACTTAGCACCAAGCTGAAGCAGATCATAAACGCTGTCATATTCCGGAAGATATATTTCATATTTTTCATATAAAGCTATAAGCCTTTTTAATCTGTCCTCTCCTCCAGTAAGCACTAATACTGTACCGTCGCCTTCAAACATATAACTTGCAAGTTCTTCAAGCACTTCTTCTTCTGTAATAAGCTCATCATAATAATCTATATACATAGACTTATAACTGTTTTCTCCTGCAAGTTCAAAACCAAACACCTCATCGCTTGGAACAAAGTTTACCGACTTTAATGCCCTTATTCTTTTTAATGTATTTGTCTGTTTATTTATTTCATAATCAAGTACAATTATATCTTTATTATATAGTTTAGTATATGAAAAAACAAAAGCCTGCATGAGTTTAAAAGCTACAGCACAACCAGAAAAATTTTTAGAAACAAAACCAGTATTTGATATTTTAGGATTAAATAAAGCATAAGCATTAGGCATTATCTCTGGAATATCATGATGATCTGTTACTATGATATCAATAGAAAGATCGCGTGCAAACTCCACTTCTTCTACATTCGATATACCGCAGTCAACTGTAATAATAAGGCTCACACCTGAATTGGCATACTCCTCTATAACCATTTTTGAAAGCCCGTATCCTGTTTCATGATTAGGAACGAATGCCTCAACATTTTTTGTAACCATCTTTAATGTATTATATATTATAGAAGCTGCAGTTACTCCGTCAGCATCTTTATCGCCGTATACTAATATCTTTTCGTTACTCTCTATAGCCTCTTTTAATCTTGCTACAAATACATTAACATCTTTTATACTAAAAGGGTTTGAGAGTGAATATATATCCTGAAAGAAAAAATCAAATATATCCTCTTTAGAAGTTATACCTCTTAAATTTAATAGTTCTTTCATTATAGGATGCAAATTATCTATGTTTATCATATATATTATTTTTCGCTTAAATTAATAAATATTGTCTGATAGTATATTTTATTTATAATAATCTTTCAAGTACTATTTACAAGGTTTGATTATCAAGATATAATAAAAATATACGATACTGTTAATAGGATTTTTATTTATGAGTGATAAGGATGTAAGTGTATTTCTAAAAAATGCATATAATGCTTTTAATGATAAAGATTATAAAACTGCTATAGACTATTTCTCTGAGGCCATTAAACTAGACCCCAATTCTGCAGAAACATACTATAATAGAGGAAATGCCAAAGCAAATTTAGATGATAAAAAGTTATATAAAAGTGCAATAGAAGATTATTCTTGGGCTATAAATCTTAATGATAAATTTGCAGCCGCCTACTATAACAGAGGCATCTTAAACAGAAGTTTTGGAAACAATAAAGAAGCTATTGAAGATTTTGATAAGGCTATAGAACTTAACTATAATCTTGAAGAAGCCTATTATGTAAGAGGAAATACAAAAGCAAGCCTAAAAGACTATAAAGGCTCTATTGAAGATTATAATAAAGCTGTAGAAGTTTATCCTCATTTCTCTGACGCCTATTATAATATGGCTTTATCACATAATGCTATAGGAAACTATAAAGAAGCTATAAAAGCATATGATAAGGCCATAGAGTATAATTCCCATTTTGCTGATGCCTACAATAACAGAGGAAATGTTAAAGAAAAATTGGGATACTATAATGAAGCTATAGATGATTATACAAATGCTTTGCATCTTAATAGGAATTTTATAGAGGCATATTTCAACAGAGCTAATGCCAAATTTAATATAAAAAACTATAAAGGCTCTATAGAAGATTTTGACGAAATAATAAAAATTGATCCTACATATTCTAAAGCATACTATAATAGAGGAATAGTAAAAACTTCTATGGAAGAATATAAAGATGCTATTGAAGATTTTGATAAGGTTATAGAGCTTGAGCCTAAGTTTCCAGATGCATACTATAATAAAGCAGTTGCTATTAATCATTTGGGTATATATGATGAAGCGGTTGAGTTTTATGATAAGGCTATTGAACTTAATCCCAATTATGCAGAAAGCTACTGCAACAGGGCTATATCAAAATCCAAAATGGCATACATTAGAAAAGATAAAGTAAGCACTGATGAATATAATAAATTAATACAGGAAGCTGAAAATGATTTTGAAAAGGCATACGGCTTGGCTAATGATAATATAAAAGATATAATAAAAGATGGAATAAAAAAATTGGCAGACCTTAATATGGAAGCTGCTGAAAATTTCTGTAAGAAAAATAATATATAATTGTTTTAATCTATTTTATTTCATTGTTTAAAAAAAATAATAATAAAATCTATTATAAAAAATATTAGTATTATATTCATGCACAATACATTCAGAAAAGTCTTGAAAAATAAATTTACATTTTTATATAAATTTTTAAAAAAAATTTATATCTGCCTAAAAATTTTTGTTATTATTATAATATACTAATAAGATAATTAAAAATAAAAAAAATAACTTATTTTTATTATAAATGATATAAAAACAAAATTAATGTATACATTATCAATATATAATATCACAAAAAATCAGAATATATTAATTCAAAAGGAGGAAATACTATGACAAAAAATAATATAATAGCAGAAAATACCATAGAAAAAGAAGAAAATAACAATCATTATAATGACGCATTAATACCAGATGATGCTTTAATATTAAATGATGAAAAAGAATACAAATCATTAATTGATGAGTATAATGATATTATAAAAGAAGGAGAAATGATAGACATCCTTTAATAATTAATCATACAAATACAAAAATAATGACTGCATACTATATGGTTTTCAGTCATTATTTTTTTGTATAAAAAATAAAAAAATTATTAATATAAAGATAATAAAATACGAAATACTATAATAGTTATGAAATATATAAAAAATATTTTTATTACAGGCATCTTTCTTTTAATATGCACTATCTTTTTGTATTCTCAGTCTTTAACAGAAAACTCTCTCCCGCTTAAAGCAAGAAACTTTATTAATTTAAACTTTCCCGGAAATAATATAGAAACAGTATCGTTGTATCAAAGCGGCGGAGGTTATGAAACATATATAGATTTCGGGTATCATTTCATATTTTATCATACAGGATTATGGAAAAAAATTACTGCTGTAACAGATGAAGCTAAAAGAAAAGGAATACCAAGAAGCTCTATACATAAATCTATGGTTAATGTTATAGACAGCGAATATCCTTCATCAAAAATTACTGATATAGAGAGAAAAGATAAAGTATTTATAATAGTATTAGATGATAAATATCAATTAGAAATAAGCGGATACGGCATTATAATCAATACAACAGTTCTTGATGATAATGATACACAAGAGTAATCAGCCTTTAAGCGTTTTATATTTATTAAATGCTATTATAGAATTTTCAGTATCACCTAATGCATTGTAGGCACTTGAAAGAGACATATATATTTCTATATTACTTTCATCTAATTTGGCACATTCTTCAAGCATATTAACGGCATTATCATAAAGTCCGGCAGAATAATATGATAATCCTAAATAGTAGTATGATGAAGAATAAGTGTTATTTTTTTCTATGGAATTATTTAAATACTCTATAGCATTAATATAGTCTTTTATATTATAAAAAGATACTCCTATATAATAATAAAGCAGATAATCGTTATTCTCTATATTAAGAGCATTATTAAAATAAATTAAAGCATTTGAAAAATCATCAAGCATAAAAAAGCAAAGACCAGCATTGAAATAAGCTGAATAATTATCATTTTCTGCTTCTATTATTTTTTTCAATATTTCAGAAGCCTTTTGATAATCATATTTTTCTTTATAGCAAAGTGCTAAATAATAAAAACTATCATAATCATATTTATTAAGCTCCATAACCCTTTCAAATGCCTCAATTGCCTCATCAATTCTATTAAGATGATATAGTGCCAAACCCAAATTACGCCAATTAATATATTCTTTCGGAGATATCATAAAAGATTGGTTCAATATTTTTACAGCCTCTTCATACCTGCATATCTTTATATAGCAATGTCCAAGCCAGTTCAAACTTATATAATCCTTATTCTCAAGCTGATAAGCCTTCTTCAAATATATTATAGCTTTATGATAATTTTTTACTTTTATATATGACATACCTATAAGACGGTATAAAGAGTAATCATTATTATTGATAGTTAATGCTTTTTTAAATATTTCTATAGCTTCTATATGCCTCCCTAGCTGAGTATAAAAAATACCTAAATCTGTCATGGCTTTATAATTATTAGAATCCTGCTCTAATATATTCCTATAATAAG from Brachyspira murdochii DSM 12563 encodes the following:
- a CDS encoding tetratricopeptide repeat protein, producing MDNEDNLENRVNDMISYYRNILEQDSNNYKAMTDLGIFYTQLGRHIEAIEIFKKALTINNNDYSLYRLIGMSYIKVKNYHKAIIYLKKAYQLENKDYISLNWLGHCYIKICRYEEAVKILNQSFMISPKEYINWRNLGLALYHLNRIDEAIEAFERVMELNKYDYDSFYYLALCYKEKYDYQKASEILKKIIEAENDNYSAYFNAGLCFFMLDDFSNALIYFNNALNIENNDYLLYYYIGVSFYNIKDYINAIEYLNNSIEKNNTYSSSYYYLGLSYYSAGLYDNAVNMLEECAKLDESNIEIYMSLSSAYNALGDTENSIIAFNKYKTLKG
- a CDS encoding tetratricopeptide repeat protein, which produces MSDKDVSVFLKNAYNAFNDKDYKTAIDYFSEAIKLDPNSAETYYNRGNAKANLDDKKLYKSAIEDYSWAINLNDKFAAAYYNRGILNRSFGNNKEAIEDFDKAIELNYNLEEAYYVRGNTKASLKDYKGSIEDYNKAVEVYPHFSDAYYNMALSHNAIGNYKEAIKAYDKAIEYNSHFADAYNNRGNVKEKLGYYNEAIDDYTNALHLNRNFIEAYFNRANAKFNIKNYKGSIEDFDEIIKIDPTYSKAYYNRGIVKTSMEEYKDAIEDFDKVIELEPKFPDAYYNKAVAINHLGIYDEAVEFYDKAIELNPNYAESYCNRAISKSKMAYIRKDKVSTDEYNKLIQEAENDFEKAYGLANDNIKDIIKDGIKKLADLNMEAAENFCKKNNI
- the recJ gene encoding single-stranded-DNA-specific exonuclease RecJ, which codes for MINIDNLHPIMKELLNLRGITSKEDIFDFFFQDIYSLSNPFSIKDVNVFVARLKEAIESNEKILVYGDKDADGVTAASIIYNTLKMVTKNVEAFVPNHETGYGLSKMVIEEYANSGVSLIITVDCGISNVEEVEFARDLSIDIIVTDHHDIPEIMPNAYALFNPKISNTGFVSKNFSGCAVAFKLMQAFVFSYTKLYNKDIIVLDYEINKQTNTLKRIRALKSVNFVPSDEVFGFELAGENSYKSMYIDYYDELITEEEVLEELASYMFEGDGTVLVLTGGEDRLKRLIALYEKYEIYLPEYDSVYDLLQLGAKYGNVNIKTTKTLDDFALALNINIYKYDNIEYRDLIIKTEIFRRMFYISQKNLQNYIRKKSILVLFGTVADVVPLIEENRVYVKCALKELEKPSHIRYNVMLEKINLLNTKVDTQVISWRIAPFINAAGRMGSAETALKLLTCELREEAVSLAETVYSMNETRKSLTESNFNIVNEYIKNNSCLKLPIIIVRSKKIEQGLTGLIAGKVLSEYGKTAVIMHESDDGTCVGSIRSRGDDNARDLLEAASVYLTKFGGHKNAAGFTLSSDNFDKFQSKIIKYAANQNFNTEKDNDVFDLELDFNSIDLKLAKDLELFEPYGSGNEEPIFISKNVKVNDIKKMQKNNKLHLRLELLQSDKKINAIIWNSSEEEVLKLLNSNYIDIIYKLKVNRYANSEDARIYIENYKVF
- a CDS encoding PepSY-like domain-containing protein; its protein translation is MKYIKNIFITGIFLLICTIFLYSQSLTENSLPLKARNFINLNFPGNNIETVSLYQSGGGYETYIDFGYHFIFYHTGLWKKITAVTDEAKRKGIPRSSIHKSMVNVIDSEYPSSKITDIERKDKVFIIVLDDKYQLEISGYGIIINTTVLDDNDTQE
- the murA gene encoding UDP-N-acetylglucosamine 1-carboxyvinyltransferase, with the protein product MYKYVIEGSKNIGGVLKVSGSKNASLPLLVASILTDEPVILHNVPDLADVHVLIDILEPLGKKVDFKNNTTVIISHNGKSEEAPYKLVKKMRGSIIVLGPLLAKRKHCRVSYPGGCAFGPRPIDLHLKGMEALGAKIDITAGYIDAKVEDNLIGADMDLSGKFGPTVLGTDNVMMAASLAKGTTIIRNAAKEPECVNLVDLLNAMGAKITGGGTDTITIEGVDYLHGAEFTVIPDRIETGTFLAIAAAGRGKLKLENAEPKHLSFVLDLLSDIGCDIKTTDTTIEIDASNRELKPFKVETLPYPGFPTDLQAIYTALACTINGKSELIEGIYPDRFSHVPELIRMGADIELNTSDIVVNGGKKLSGADVQASDLRAGAALVAAGAVAEGITNVHRIYHIERGYENLEEKLKAVNIDTKREKDDIL